Proteins encoded in a region of the Balaenoptera musculus isolate JJ_BM4_2016_0621 chromosome 21, mBalMus1.pri.v3, whole genome shotgun sequence genome:
- the C21H8orf48 gene encoding uncharacterized protein C8orf48 homolog, which yields MADFSKETFESFTDEVQSSGSFSSSGGRQPWSYASGSKSESGTPTSRLQYGDNQSEFSHFKNNEKKLSRKWINNLKGKETNSGQYQPDTKLETEITQASLEELNALQSFCTVKINLIHHSANSKGKKSSRHKKLQLGSDAEAPEVDALNCTVPDELLNRIYFKNMRTTPKEVVTAKQHISSRCPNCNRKRAELAQSAFLKQKKTLLESLLLQEKIDEHLHMKDFLTLIGEIHQSLPRLSDDPRIIWERLKEKSQIGYSGFERSDIKQEM from the coding sequence ATGGCAGACTTTTCTAAGGAGACCTTTGAGTCCTTTACTGATGAGGTACAGAGTTCCGGTTCATTCAGTTCCTCTGGAGGACGGCAGCCCTGGTCCTATGCCTCTGGGAGTAAATCCGAGAGTGGAACGCCGACTTCACGCTTGCAATATGGAGACAACCAATCTGAGTTTTCACacttcaaaaataatgaaaagaagttGAGCAGAAAATGGATCAACAACCTCAAGGGCAAGGAAACGAACTCTGGCCAGTACCAACCAGACACTAAACTTGAAACAGAAATCACTCAGGCATCCCTTGAAGAATTGAATGCCCTGCAGTCTTTCTGCACCGTTAAGATAAACCTAATCCATCATAGTGCGAACTCTAAGGGGAAAAAGAGCAGCAGACATAAAAAGCTGCAGCTTGGATCGGATGCAGAGGCTCCAGAGGTAGATGCCTTAAACTGTACTGTCCCCGATGAGCTTTTGAacagaatctattttaaaaacatgaggaCAACACCCAAAGAGGTGGTAACAGCTAAGCAACACATTTCTTCTCGGTGTCCCAACTGTAACAGGAAAAGAGCGGAACTGGCCCAATCTGCCTTCCTGAAACAGAAGAAGACTTTACTGGAGTCACTTCTGCTCCAAGAGAAAATAGATGAACATCTTCATATGAAAGACTTTCTTACCCTTATTGGAGAAATACATCAGAGCCTTCCCAGGCTTTCCGATGACCCCAGAATAATCTGGGAAAGACTGAAGGAGAAAAGTCAAATTGGTTACTCTGGTTTTGAAAGGTCAGATATAAAGCAGGAGATGTAG